The genome window AGGCGGAGCGGTCAAAAGTCTGAGCGTGGATTTATCCAACACTTATCTCGCTTGGGCGGAGGAAAATTTGAAGTTGAACGGGTTTTCCTTGACCAAACACAAACTTCTTCGGGCGGACGTGATGGAATGGCTCCGCAGTGAAAGAAAGGAACCCGATCGGGAACGATACGATCTGATCGTGGTCGATCCCCCCACTTTCTCCAACAGCAAAAAGATGACCGATGTCCTAGACATACAACGGGATCACGCGGAAATATTAAATATTCTTTATAAGGATTTCGCTTTACCCGGAGCGGTTTTGTATTTTTCCACGAACTTTAGAAAATTCGAATTATCCGAGGCTTCGATCCTTTGGGACAATCTCAAAGACATAACGAAGAAGACCGTTCCCGACGATTTCAGAAACGAAAAGATCCACTACTGCTGGAGAATGGAAAAGTCGGTTTAATCCGGCTTCAAACCGAAACGTTTCTGGATTGAAATAAAAATCCCTGCACCAAAGGAAATCTCATTTCCGCAGCGATCAAAAGATCCTCTTGCGTTTCGATTCCTTCGAGAATGCACTGAATGTTCGATTCTCTCGCAAAATCCAAAAGTCCCCAGGCGATGTTCTTATAGGATTCCTTCGTTTTAAAAAGCGTGAGCCAGTGTTTGTCGAACTTGATAAAATTGGAATATTCTAAAAAATCAAAACAGAAAAGATTCTGTTTCCCTCCCACGTCGTCGAGCGCGATCCGAATATCGGCTTCTTTAAATGCGTTTAGGCAGAATCTCGTATCCGCGATCCGGGTCGAATCCGTGTTTTCGATGATTTCGCAGACTACGTTCTTTTGGTTGCTTAAAAATTCGGTCCAATAAGAAGCCTGTGTTTGATCCTTGCAAACGTGCGGATCGATATTCAAAAACAATTTCTTCCCTTGGGGTTTGTTTGCGACCTGAAACCGTTTTAGATTCTTTTCAAATTCAAAAAACAGATCGGGCCAGTTGTGAAGTTCCTGAAAGGCGAATTCGGGAGAGATTCGCTCGCCTTCGATATAAAAACGGGCCAACGCCTCGTATGCGAAAATCTTCCCCGTATCCAAGGAAAGAATCGGCTGATATTCCGTGTGGAAGTTTCCGGTTTCCGAAATCGCAGCAAGCGCATTGATAAGCGACATTCCCGAGGTTAGGCGATCGTTTCGATCCGTTTCGGAAGAAAGGGGAAGGAATTCTTCCGTGCCGATCTCCGCAAGGATCTCGCGTGCGGTTTCGTGTTTCGCATTCAAAGAAAAAAGATTTCGGGCGATCCGTTCGTCCAAAACCGGAATCGATCGCGAAATAACCAAATCAATGTTAGGTGACAAATCCAAAATTTCTTTCATCCGGGACCTCTTTTTTTCCCAGGATAGGGGAGCCCGTGAAAAAGTCAACATAAATGAGACTGAAACTCAGTATCATAAATATGCAATTCTCTCATTTTCCAATTTACTCTTTCTTCGGGAAAAAAGATTCTTCCTCAGATCTTTATGAAATTCAAATATCCGTTTTGCAATCTTGCGTTCTTAC of Leptospira sanjuanensis contains these proteins:
- a CDS encoding EAL domain-containing protein, whose protein sequence is MKEILDLSPNIDLVISRSIPVLDERIARNLFSLNAKHETAREILAEIGTEEFLPLSSETDRNDRLTSGMSLINALAAISETGNFHTEYQPILSLDTGKIFAYEALARFYIEGERISPEFAFQELHNWPDLFFEFEKNLKRFQVANKPQGKKLFLNIDPHVCKDQTQASYWTEFLSNQKNVVCEIIENTDSTRIADTRFCLNAFKEADIRIALDDVGGKQNLFCFDFLEYSNFIKFDKHWLTLFKTKESYKNIAWGLLDFARESNIQCILEGIETQEDLLIAAEMRFPLVQGFLFQSRNVSV